The Vibrio echinoideorum genome includes a region encoding these proteins:
- the zapA gene encoding cell division protein ZapA yields the protein MSNQAVDVEILGKLTRVNCPPGQEESLIAAAADLDNRLKEMAERTKVTNEVKLLTIAALNICYELQTKKFEANDEQNALTERMEQLTTSLSDVLSKVKHGQQ from the coding sequence ATGAGTAATCAAGCGGTAGACGTTGAAATATTAGGAAAACTGACTCGAGTGAATTGTCCCCCAGGGCAAGAGGAGTCATTGATTGCAGCGGCGGCCGATCTTGATAATCGATTGAAAGAGATGGCTGAACGTACTAAGGTAACCAATGAAGTGAAGCTGCTAACGATCGCAGCTCTGAATATTTGCTACGAATTACAAACTAAGAAGTTTGAAGCAAACGACGAACAAAACGCACTGACCGAGCGAATGGAACAGCTCACGACATCACTTTCAGATGTCCTCAGTAAAGTTAAGCACGGACAGCAATAG
- a CDS encoding YecA/YgfB family protein has protein sequence MSETTLPDYLTVATELQSASLAVNPAEMHGLLTGMLSGGLNLADKSWQPLIFDYTNEGMGWPDRALTLAEATLKVTTSEITGSGMELSMLLPDEDASASLFDLADGVSDWINHFISGLGLVGAQLNKASDGTKEALADLEEMAKLGIDEEDDMEEQAQLLEHVIEHVKACALTIHAEFGARPSEDAAPTIH, from the coding sequence ATGAGCGAAACGACTTTACCTGACTACCTAACGGTTGCGACTGAACTTCAATCGGCAAGCCTAGCCGTAAATCCTGCTGAGATGCATGGTTTATTAACGGGTATGTTGAGCGGAGGCTTAAACCTAGCAGATAAAAGCTGGCAACCACTGATCTTTGATTACACCAATGAAGGTATGGGCTGGCCAGATCGCGCATTAACGCTTGCGGAAGCAACGCTAAAAGTAACGACCAGCGAAATCACAGGTTCAGGCATGGAACTGTCTATGTTGTTGCCTGACGAAGACGCAAGCGCAAGCTTGTTTGATCTTGCGGACGGTGTGTCTGATTGGATTAACCACTTTATTTCTGGCTTAGGCTTGGTTGGCGCTCAATTGAATAAAGCGTCTGACGGTACCAAAGAAGCTTTGGCTGATCTTGAAGAGATGGCAAAACTGGGTATCGATGAAGAAGATGATATGGAAGAGCAAGCGCAGCTTCTAGAGCACGTTATTGAACACGTAAAAGCGTGTGCACTAACCATTCATGCTGAATTCGGTGCACGCCCATCTGAAGATGCGGCTCCAACCATTCATTAA